In Chitinophagaceae bacterium, the DNA window TCATTATCATCATCTACTGCCAGTGTAAATAACTGGTCTTTTCCATTTCCTCCGTAATAAGTTCCCCACTCTCTGCTGCCATCAGGGTGAAATTTTGCAAGAAATCCATCATACTTCAGGGCACCGTCATTATCATAAGCCTCATACCAATGTTCCTGCAAAGCACCCGTTGAAGCCATTCCTGACGGGCTTGCCGACCATCCGATTATATAGGCATTACCGGCATTATCTGTTTTAACACCACGTCCATGGTCTTCATTTATTCCACCCAGATAACTGCACCAATAAAAATTTCCGGAGGTATCCCACTTTGCAATAAAAACATCAGTTCCACCACCACCATACACGGATTGATGAACGCCGGCAGTTGCAAATTCTGTTTCACTTTCGCAGGTTCCTTCTATATATAAATCACCATTTTTTCCAACGCAAATTCCATGTGCACGGTCCTGCGCAGGCCCGCTGAAATAAGAAGCCCATTTTAGGACACCTGCAGATGTAAACTTTCCTAAAAAAGCATCTCCATTGTTTCCACCCGGATTATTCATTGCTGCCTGGTGTGCACCCGGAGTTGCGATTTTATCCGGACTTACCGTGTATCCTGAAAAATAAATATTGCCCTTTTTATCGCAATCCAAATCAAGTATTTCATCCTGGATAGAACCACCAAAGTAGGTGGCCCATTGCCTGATACCGGAATCATTAAATTTTACCAAAAAAGCATCCTGTCCTCCGGCTAATGAAGCCTGGTAAGTACCAGGCGTACTGATACCATTTTGGCTGGTTGTTAGTCCGCCGAGGTAAATATTGTTATCCGCATCAGTAGCTACTGCATGCCCTTCATCTTTACCTGACGAACCGTAATAAGTTGCCCATGATAATTTGCCCACGGTAGTGAATTTGGCAACAAAAGCATCGTGATAGCCTCCACCATAAGTGGTCTGGTAAGCGCCAGTGCTTGCAACCTGAAGCGTGCTGAGCGTACTGCCCGCAACAATCACTTTTGATTGCTTATCTACTGCGAGTTCTCCATTGTTAATGTCTTCTGAAAGGTTGCCTCCAAAATAAGAAGTCCATAAAATATTGGGATCAATTACGATCGTATTGGTGTAATCGCGCTCTATTTTATAGCTTATTTTATTTTTATCGAAATGGTATGCAGCAGGCACCGGTAATTCATTTGCAGCAGTGAAAGCAATTACTTTGCTTTCTTCAATTATGCCGGATCGGGTTAATAACTTAAAACCCTCTCCGGGAACCGGAATCATTGCAGTAGCACCTTCATATAGCAAGCTGATTTTCGAGGCATCCGCACCCGGACTAACGATCCATTCATATTTCAAAGTTGTGCCTGTGCTTTTGTCCGGGGCAGAAAAAACGAGGTCGACCCCAGGATAGATGTTTTTATATCTTACTTTCTCAAAACTTTGAACTCCGGTTATTCCTTCAGAAGTACAGTTCGAAGTGTAAAAATTAAGCACTGTTCCTGTTGATGACTCTCCGAGGATTTGAGGGTGAGCATTTGCTCCAACAACTTTTACGTCGATGCGGTTTGATTGCAGGTTGCCTTCTTTTTGTTCAAAGTCCTCTGACTCCATCGGCAATGTATTTTTTAAACCTGATTCTGTCAGGTTTTGCGGCAATTTTTCTTCGAAGAGCTCGTAGCTGAATCCACTTTCTTTAAGCTGGAGATTAAAGTACCTGTCGGCAAAAATAAACCGGACACTGCTGTTGGAATTTCCTTTTTGATCTACTACCTGACCTTTATTCTCTACAAAATTCAACAGTTGTTGAGTGGATGCCAGCCATGTTTCCTGGGCTGTTACTCCAAGATAGCTGAAAATGAAAATGAAAATTAGTGCAGTTGTTTTTGTCATTGCAGTAGTTTTTTCTGTATTAAAATCTTGCTTTTTGAAATATCCCTACAAGATATTACGCTAAAATTACACTTATTAATGGATCGAAATTGTTGGCTTATAGCTCTTCCTCTTTTGCAATTGTACCTGACATTTAAATAATGATAGGGTAAACCTTTCGTATTTACGCCCTCATCATTAAAAATCAATGATAGCTACTGGCAGGCCGCTACCATACATTATTGTTAGTTTATTAAATACAGGCTATGAGGCGATTGCTTTTATTGTTTTATGAAACCTGCAACCCAATTTTTTTCATTTGATTTAAGAAGCAATTTGTAACTTCCTTTGGGCAGACCGGCTAAAGGAATTTGAAGTGATTGGTAGCCTTCTGTGAGTGCAATTTCTTTTGTACTCATTATACGTCCAAGCAGGTCATAAATGATTAGCGTACTGTTTCCGGAAGAAGGTGAGGTCAAACTGAATGAAAGTTGCGCATCAGCAGGATTAGGAAAAACGGTGAGTGTTAACAGTTCCGGCTTGTCGGTTTCAAAGTAGTTTCCTGAGAGCTTTGGAAACATATTCGTGCTTTGATAAATCTTAAGCCGGTAGCAATTGAGTGAGTCAAACGTCGAATTATTATGACCGATTTTAATATAGCAAAAGCTACCTGGGGCATTATTGTAAACAATGGTATCATTAACGCCAACAGGATTATTGGAACTTTGCAGCAATACCTGCTGTGAGTTGTAAAGTTTCAGATTGTAACTGGCTGGCTTATCAGAAAGTATAAACATAAAATTCGATCCTAAATCTTTTGGTTTTGTTTTAAAAAAATCCTGATCAACTCCATTTACAATGCCTCCGGTGAAACCATAAAAAATGGTATCAGCAGGAAGCCAGCCCTGGACTTGTTTTGCGGTGGAAAATGTATTATTGGGTTCATTGTAATCGTAACAATCGAGTCCTGCATAAAATCGGTATAGAATGACCTCATCATTACCATTGCTTTCGGTTTGATAAACACCCGTCGTAACCGGCATCCGGTTATTACTTGTAACTCCAAGTAAATAAATAAAGCCATCTGCATCCTGCTCTATATCCTGAATATGCTCTTCGGAGTTACTGCCAATGTAACTGCCCCAAATCAGTTTCCCGTTATAATCCCAACGCGCAAAAAAACCATCTGCACCCGATACCTTGTTCTGTTGCCAGGCATTAGGCGAGGCAATAGAATCAAGACTTTTTGTTCCGCCCGCTACATAAATAGCATGAGCATTTCTGTCAAGAGTCATTCCCCAGATGCGATCGTAATCACTTCCACCGTAATAAGTTCCCCATACTCGCTGGCCTGTTGTTGTGAATTTGGCTAAGTATCCATCTTCTAATCTGGTGGTGCCATCATAAGCGGGTGTCCAGGTCTCCTGGTGAGCACCCGGTGTTGCAATACCCATTGTACTTTCTGTAAGCCCGGTGATATAAATATTACCCTCAATATCTGATTCCACACCTCTGCCACGATCAGAATATTCTCCACCGAAATAGGTGCTCCAGATGCGCTGACCACTTGTATCAAATACTGCAAGCAATACATCCTCATCTCCTCCTCCAAAAGTGGTTTGGTGAACACCGGTTGTTGTCATATCTGTAGTGCTCCCTGTAGTACCCTCTAACAAAACGCGGTTATAGATATCGAAATTGATAGCATGAAAACGGTCAGAACCCAGCGCTCCGAAATAAGTTGTCCAGAGTTCAACTCCGTCTGGCGTAAATTTGGAAAAAAGACAATCCCCCGAGCCTCCGAATACTTCCTGGTAAGCTCCAGGTGTTGCAATACCCACTTTGCTTTCTGTATAACCAGCGCAATACAAATTCCCTTTGTTGTCGGTAATAACATTCCGGTAGTGGTCGTCATTCGCAGATCCTTTGTAGGTGCTCCAAAGAAAGATACCTGCCGAAGTAAACTTCGCTATAATCCCGTCGCCAGAACCTTTGCTGTCCATTTGCCCTATAGTAGCGAGTCCATCGCTTACTGCTTTTCCATATAAA includes these proteins:
- a CDS encoding SBBP repeat-containing protein → MGSFNEKGFLENKGQVKNTSGKINDKVKFIYSRDLFNLELKQGGFSYELFQAVPAGDNMDEAGFATEDKDNSGSALRIASSVRIDVSLEGADKNATIEASDATGAYFNYYYAPVKTNRIERVKAFNTITYHNIYPGIDLIFTAPNDEKDTPLHYDFVLQPGADPNMIDLKYSGNHALTINDKGAVQLNTAIGYVEEGKPVSFLKTGGKEVYSAYAIEKNHVKYTIGEYDKTQTLIIDPTLMWGTYYGGEKIEDAAKVVLDKKKSPIISGNTTSISNIASAGAFQTVYGGDPSDLFVAKFKTNGKLEWASYFGGNSKDLGYGACTDKSNNVILYGKAVSDGLATIGQMDSKGSGDGIIAKFTSAGIFLWSTYKGSANDDHYRNVITDNKGNLYCAGYTESKVGIATPGAYQEVFGGSGDCLFSKFTPDGVELWTTYFGALGSDRFHAINFDIYNRVLLEGTTGSTTDMTTTGVHQTTFGGGDEDVLLAVFDTSGQRIWSTYFGGEYSDRGRGVESDIEGNIYITGLTESTMGIATPGAHQETWTPAYDGTTRLEDGYLAKFTTTGQRVWGTYYGGSDYDRIWGMTLDRNAHAIYVAGGTKSLDSIASPNAWQQNKVSGADGFFARWDYNGKLIWGSYIGSNSEEHIQDIEQDADGFIYLLGVTSNNRMPVTTGVYQTESNGNDEVILYRFYAGLDCYDYNEPNNTFSTAKQVQGWLPADTIFYGFTGGIVNGVDQDFFKTKPKDLGSNFMFILSDKPASYNLKLYNSQQVLLQSSNNPVGVNDTIVYNNAPGSFCYIKIGHNNSTFDSLNCYRLKIYQSTNMFPKLSGNYFETDKPELLTLTVFPNPADAQLSFSLTSPSSGNSTLIIYDLLGRIMSTKEIALTEGYQSLQIPLAGLPKGSYKLLLKSNEKNWVAGFIKQ
- a CDS encoding T9SS type A sorting domain-containing protein gives rise to the protein MTKTTALIFIFIFSYLGVTAQETWLASTQQLLNFVENKGQVVDQKGNSNSSVRFIFADRYFNLQLKESGFSYELFEEKLPQNLTESGLKNTLPMESEDFEQKEGNLQSNRIDVKVVGANAHPQILGESSTGTVLNFYTSNCTSEGITGVQSFEKVRYKNIYPGVDLVFSAPDKSTGTTLKYEWIVSPGADASKISLLYEGATAMIPVPGEGFKLLTRSGIIEESKVIAFTAANELPVPAAYHFDKNKISYKIERDYTNTIVIDPNILWTSYFGGNLSEDINNGELAVDKQSKVIVAGSTLSTLQVASTGAYQTTYGGGYHDAFVAKFTTVGKLSWATYYGSSGKDEGHAVATDADNNIYLGGLTTSQNGISTPGTYQASLAGGQDAFLVKFNDSGIRQWATYFGGSIQDEILDLDCDKKGNIYFSGYTVSPDKIATPGAHQAAMNNPGGNNGDAFLGKFTSAGVLKWASYFSGPAQDRAHGICVGKNGDLYIEGTCESETEFATAGVHQSVYGGGGTDVFIAKWDTSGNFYWCSYLGGINEDHGRGVKTDNAGNAYIIGWSASPSGMASTGALQEHWYEAYDNDGALKYDGFLAKFHPDGSREWGTYYGGNGKDQLFTLAVDDDNDFVYCGGLTSSLNNISTTGSYQPAYGGTTDGFIGKFSFTGARIWGSYFGVEDNEELHGMGLDKNGFLDLLLSTTGNNFSATPGVYQTTNNGANETIVTRLNVADACYDKYEPNNTNATAMLIKTFDDANLWGYTAAISSAADFDWYKLKLSSPTNLKLVLTDLMADYDLKLYKSNGQLLFSSVNAGTVDETIIYNSAPKGNYVLEISHTAASFDANNCYRILPITNASPWFMKEGQELLQAPVSLQAMVYPNPAAGQISLKLSTVTPTEVKITVYNLLHQPVYSTQLEVNETTQPLQIPAEHFVPGLYLVEILEGDSKTMLKVMLQ